The Pelagovum sp. HNIBRBA483 sequence CGAGGCGTTAAGCGCGCATTTCGAGGAGCGGTTGCTGCCGAAAGCGCCCTGGCTATCCGAAAAAATGACCGAAGGCTTGATGGAGCGGATGATGCGGCAGATCGTGCCTTATCGGCTGACCATCGCCAGCGTGGACGGAACATGGAAACTGGGTCAGAACAAGCCTGACAGCGCGCGGCTTGGGGCGGCGCGTGCGGTCGCGGAGGCAGGAATCGGACAGGAACTGGCATGGCTGGCGGCGCTGATGGAGGAGCCGCCTGTGCTCGGCTAGTGCGGCGAATCAATCATGGAATGCCCAGCTTTCGGCACCGTCGAAGTGGCGCACGGGGATTGCGGCGTAGGCGGCGGCGTCTTCCAGCGCAGCGAGGTTGAGGGCGAAGCGGGCATCAGGGCCGGAATCGACGCTTTCGTAATGGGTGGTCACACCGCAGCGGCTGCACGAGCAGAAACCAATAAGCCCATCCCCCCAGCGGTAACGGATCAGGGGCGAATCGACTGGGAGTTGCACATCGAGCGTCACCGCAGCGCGGGTGGTATAGCCCCAAACGGCGCCCAAGCGGCGGCAGATCGAGCAATTGCACCGCACACCCCCGGCGGGCAGCGTTGAGACAGTCCAGCGCACCGCGCCACAATGACAGCAACCGCCATACATGCCTCTGTTTCCCTCCAATTCAATGCGCTTGGTGTACTTCTATCACCCCTGCGCCCGATTGTCCGCTGGACGTAGCTGATTTTGGTAGTTAAACAGCCCGCGAATGGTCGGCGGTACTCCGCCGGCTGTCCTGTTCGTATGGGCTTAATGCCCGGAAATATCGGAGATGCACCCCGTGTCACACGCTGAAGAACACCAGGGCACACGCCGCGACTTTATCTACTATGCAACGGCTGGCGCCGGCGCAGTAGTTACCGGCGCTGCTGTCTGGCCGCTCGTCAATCAGATGAACCCCTCCGCAGATGTTCAGGCGCTTGCCTCCATCCGCGTTGACGTTAGCCAGGTTACGCCAGGCAGCCAAATTACCGTTCTGTGGCAGGGAAAGCCGGTTTTCATCCGCGCCCGCACCGAGAACGAAATCGCTGCAGCACGCGATGTGGACGTTGATGCGCTTCCCGATCCGGAAGCAAACAACAACAATATCGGCGATGCAGCCGCAACCGACGAAAACCGTGCGCTGTCTGAAGATGGTGTCTGGCTCGTACAGATGGGCGTTTGCACCCACCTCGGCTGTGTGCCGCTTGGTGAGGCCGGTGATTTTGGCGGCTGGTTCTGCCCCTGCCACGGCTCGCACTACGACACGGCCGGCCGGATCCGCAAAGGACCGGCACCGCGCAACCTTCCCGTTCCTGTTGCAGCATTCGTCGACGAAACGACGATCCAGCTCGGCTAAGGAGATCATTGATGTCTGGCATTCCGCACGATCATTACGAACCGAAGTCGAACGGTGAGAAGTGGCTCAACAGCCGCCTCCCCATTGTCGGCCTTCTTTACGACACCCTGATGATTCCCACCCCTAAGAACCTGAACTGGATGTGGATCTGGGGCATTGTCCTGACCTTTACGCTGGCGTTGCAGATCGTCACCGGCATCGTGCTGGTGATGCACTACACGCCGCATGTCGACATGGCGTTCAACTCCATCGAGCACATCATGCGCGACGTGAATGGCGGCCATATGATCCGCTACTTCCACATGAACGGTGCGTCGCTGTTCTTCGTGGCCGTTTATGCGCATATCTTCCGTGGCCTTTACTACGGTTCCTACAAGGCGCCGCGCGAAGTGACGTGGATCATCGGTATGCTGATCTACCTGCTGATGATGGCGACCGGCTTCCTCGGCTACGTTCTACCTTGGGGTCAGATGTCGTTCCACGGTACCGCCGTGATCACCGGCCTGTTCGGCGCGATCCCGTTCGTCGGTGAAGCGCTGCAAACATGGCTCTTGGGTGCATCGGCTGTTGGCCAGCCCGCGCTGAACCGCTTCTTCTCGCTGCACTACCTGCTGCCGTTCATCATTGCCGGCCTCGTGATCGTCCATATCTGGGCCTTCCACTCGACCGGCAACAACAACCCGACGGGTGTTGATGTGCGCCGCACTTCGAAGGAAGAAGCACAGAAAGACACCCTGCCCTTCTGGCCCTACTTCGTGATCAAGGATCTGTTCGCACTGGCAGTGATCCTCGTGATCTTCATGGCGATTGTCGGCTTCATGCCGAACTACCTCGGCCACCCCGATAACTACATCGAGGCAAACCCGCTGGCGACGCCTGCGCATATCGTGCCCGAATGGTACTTCCTGCCGTTCTACTCGATCCTGCGTTCGTTCACCGCTGACGTTTGGGTCGTGATGTTCGCCGAATGGGTGTCCTTCGGCACCATCGACGCCAAGTTCTTCGGCGTGCTGGCGATGTTTGGCGCGATTGCAGTGATGGCGCTGGCGCCGTGGCTGGACACTTCTTCGGTCCGTTCCGGCCGCTATCGCCCGATGTTCAAGTGGTGGTTCGCCCTGCTGGTCGTCGACTTCTTCGTCCTGATGTGGACGGGTGCGATGCCGGCTGAAGGGATCTACCCGATCATCGCGCTGATCGGTTCGGCCTACTGGTTCGCCTACTTCCTCGTTCTCCTTCCGCTTCTGGGCGTGATCGAGAAGCCGCTGCCGGTACCGGCAACGATCGAGGATGATTTCAATGACCACTACGGCAAGCCTTCGGGCACTCCGGCCGAGTGAGAAAGGACAAAGACTGATGTTCCGTAAACTCACCCTTACCGCCGCCGTAGCGCTCGGGTTGGCAACTGCCGCAACGCAGGTGTCCGCCGCTGGCGAGGCGCATGTCGAGGACTTCGACTTCTCGTTCGAAGGTCCATTTGGCAGCTACGACCAGATGCAGCTCCAGCGTGGCTTGCAGGTCTACACCGAGATCTGCGCAAGCTGCCACGGTCTGCGTCAGGTGGCCTTCCGCAACCTGCACGACGAAGGTGGACCGGCCCTGCCGGAAGACCAGATGCGTGCTTACGCGGAATTCTACGAAGTCTATGACGCCGAGTTGGACGACTTCCGCACTGCGACACCGGCCGACAAGTTCCCCGATTCGGCAGTTGAAAACGCACCTGACCTGAGCCTGATGGCGAAGGCGCGTGCGGGCTTCCACGGCCCCTACGGCACCGGCCTCAACCAGCTCTTCAAGGGCATGGGCGGCGCAGAATATATTGCCTCCCTGATGATTGGCTATGAAGAACCCCCTGAGTGTGCGCCTGAGGATTTCGACGGTTACTACAACACGGCCTTTGCTGCTGGTGGCTTCCCCGAAAGCTGCATTGACGAAAAGGGCAAGCACATGGTTCCGGGCAGCTGGATCGGCATGCCGCAGCCGCTGTGGGGCGAGGACGTGGAATATGCTGACGGCCATTCCAACGACCTGCACCACGAAGCAGAGGACATTGCTGCCTTCCTGATGTGGACCGCGGAGCCGAAGCTGGTTGCCCGTAAGCAGGCTGGCCTGACTGGCGTGATCTTCCTGACGATCCTGTCCGTGCTGCTCTATCTGACGAACAAGCGCCTTTGGGCACCGCACAAAGCGGCAGCCAAGCGTAAAGACTAAGTCTTTACCAAGACCGAACAGAAAGGCCCGTCAAGTGCGGGCCTTTTTCTTTTGCGGTAATCAGAATCAGCTCGCGCCGAGATAAGCGCGTAGGGCTGGTGGCGGATTCTCCATAAAAGAACGTGCTGGATGCGGGCCGGTGACCGAACCGTCAGCGACAAAGATGATCTCGTCAGCGATTCGCAGCGCGTCTTGCGGATCATGCGTGACCATAAGAACCGTGCGCCCTGCCCCGGCAAATGTGTCCTGTACCAGATCGAGCATTTCGACCTTCAAGGCGGGACCGAGCGCGGAGAACGGCTCGTCGAGCAATACCAGCGGCCTGTCTTGCAAAAGCGCCCGCGCGAGGGCAGCACGCGCTTGCTGGCCGCCGGAAAGGGTCGCCGGTTTGCGGGTGCCCATATCGGCCAAACCAACCTGCGCCAACGAAGCCGTTACCTGTGCCTCCTGCGCTGCTGAAAGGCGCAAGTCAGGCGACAGGGCCAAGCCGACATTGGCGGCAATCGTCAGGTGCGGGAAAAGGTTATTATCCTGAAATAATGATGTGCAGGGGCGTGCGCCGGGGCGCAGATCGGTGATGTCGGTGCCGTCCCAGAGCACGCGGCCGGAAGCGGGGGTATAAAAACCGCCAATGACATTCAGAAGGCTGGATTTGCCCGCGCCAGACGGACCGATGAGGGCGGTGATTCCGCCTGCGGCCAAAGAAAAGGTCGCGCTGAGACGGAAATCCTCCTGACGCAGTTCAAGCTGGTCAACTGTCAGCATCTATGCGGCCTCCGCGATCAAAGAACCAAAAAAGGGCGAGGCTCAGCCCCACGAGAAGGAGCGCCGCACTGGCCGCGGCCTCCATACGATACGCCCCCATCAGGCGGTACATGGCAAGAGGCAGCGTTTCTTGCCGGTCGGTCGCAAAGAGGGCGATCACCCCGAGATCACCCATAGAGAGCGCCGCCGAAAGCCCAAGCGAGAAGCCGATGGGCCGCCTGAGCCGAGGCAGGTAGAGCCAACGGAGACGGCGCCATCCGACGAGGCCCAACATATCGGCAACTCTGCCAAAGTCATGCTCGATTCGCGCGATTTCGGGCGCAAGGATGCGCAGGAGGAACGGCAGGCTCATTACGGCGTTCAACACGACGGTGACGGCCAGAGCGATACGGGTGGGCGAGACAAAACCATAGACCAGAACAAAAAGCCCCGTGCCGATCACCAATGACGAAGTGGCAAGGGGTAGGTTGCCTATCAGCGCTGTAAGCCGGTCTTGCCGGATGGCAAAGGATAGGGCCAGTACCAGCGCCAGAGCAGAGGCCACCAGCGCAACGACAATCGAGCGCAGCGCGGCCTCCCAAACGGAGGGAGGCATGGCGGTGATCCCTGGCACGCCGCGCCAGACGATCATGAAAAGGGGCAGAAGAAGGAAAAACGCCACCAGTGCGAGAGCGGCACTATCAAGAAATCGCGCGACGCCGGTGCGACCATCCCAGCGCGGGACGTGGCGATCAAGCCCAGCGCCGAAGCCCTCAGGGATGGCGACAGCCATAGCGACCAGCACCGCGCCGACGCAAAGCGCCAGTTGCACCACTGATAGGACGGCTGCTTTACCAAGATCAAAATCGAAGCGGATGGCTTGATAGATTGCCAATTCGACTGTCGTTGCGCGGGGGCCACCGCCGAGCGTGAGCGCGACGGCAAAGCTTGTCAGGCAAATCAGGAATACCGCCAGCAAGGCACCGGGAACCACTGCCCGCAGCATGGGCAGCTCCAACACACGGAAAACCGGCGCGTTGAGGCTTTCCGCGAGCCGGAAGCGCTCGGCTGGAACCGCAAGCCAGCCTTGCAGGAGAAAGCGGGTTGCGAGGGGAAGGTTAAAGAACACATGAGCCAAAACGACGCCTTGGAAGCCGTAAATCTGAACGGGAGGCAGACCAAGATAACCCAAAACGGTATTGACCACGCCGCCGCGCCCGAACACCGCGAGAAGGCCGATAATTGCGACGATCACGGGCAGGATAAACGGCGCGCCAAGCAGAGAAACGAAAAGCTTGCGGCCCCAAAAATTGCGGCGCGCGAGCGCGCGGGCGACGGGTATAGCCAGACCAACGGATAGGAGCGCGGAAATTGCCGCCTGCAGAACGGTGAAACGGATGGCGGCAAGATCGGCAGCGCCTAGGGCGATCCGCCCCTCAGCACGCCAGAGCACAGCGGCAAGTGTGCCCAGCACCAGAAACAGCACCAGCGCCGCGGCAGCGACGCTGGGCCATTTCGGAAAGTTTAGCGAGCGAGGGCCGCGCGCCATTCTTCGATTGCCGCGTCGCGCAGGGCGGCGGCATCCTCTGGCGGCAGGATGAGTGCCTTTTCCGGAGAGACGACTGCACCGAACCCTTCAGGCATGCCTGCGGACGGCTCAACGGCCGGATACATCCAGTTGGTCGTCGGGATGATCGACTGGAAAGCATCGCTCACCATGAAAGCAAGGAACGCATCGGCCAGTTCAGGCGCATCGGTTCCGGCGAGCTTGGCCGCAACCTCGACCTGCATGTAGTGACCTTCATCAAAAATCCATGCGACCTTGCTGGCGTCCTCTTCCGCGATCAGGTGATAGGCGGGCGAGGTTGTGTAGGAGAGCACGGCGTCTGACTCACCTTCGAGGAAGAGGCCGTAGGCCTCCGACCAGCCCGGTGTGACGGTGACAACGTTATCCGCCAGATCAGCCCAAAGCGCAGCGGCTTCGTCGCCATAGGCGGCTTTCACCCATGTGAGCAGGCCCAGACCCGGGGTCGAGGAGCGCGGATCTTGGATGATGATCGACAGGTCGCTGGCGGCAAGTGCACGAAAATCAGTAGGTGCTTGGGTATCTGCGTCGCTGACAAAGGCAAAGTAGCCCCAATCGAACGGCAGGAAGGTATCATCCGTCCAAGCGACAGGCAGATCGAGCGCGGCATCAACGCCATGCGGCGCAAAAAGGCCTGACTGAGCGGCAGCGGCCATCAGGCTATTGTCCAGACCGAGCACGATATCGGCCTCGGTTCCTGCGCCCTCAAGCCGGACGCGGGACATCAGCGCAGCGCCATCGCCCGCGCCGACAAATTGCAGGTCGCAATAGCAGACCTCTTCAAAAGCGGCCTCGACCGCGGGGCCAGGGCCCCATTCGCTGACGAAACTGTCATAGGTGTACACTGTAAGCACAGGGGTTTGTGCCGACGCTGCGGTGGCAGCGAGGCAAAGTCCTGCGACATGGATCAGATGTTTGGTTTTCATTCCGTTATCCTCTTTCATGCGCCGGACGGATGGGGGCATTGAGGAGAACTCGAATGGCCTTCCCTCCGCCGGTTCTAACCGGTTCAGGTTCAACGGGTTCGCGCTATGCATCTCAGCTCCTGACGGAGCACCCCGAGGTGAGGCGGAACATAACGCGGCAAATCGGTGACGCAAGGGCATAATTCCGGTCGAAAAATCTTGGCCCTCTCCGGCCATCAGGATAGACGGGTCTGCAAAGGAGTTCTGCGATGTCTTTCAATAGTTTCGGGCATGTCTACCGCGTCACCACTTGGGGGGAGAGCCACGGGCCAGCATTGGGCGCGACAGTTGACGGCTGCCCGCCGGGAATCGCGCTGGAGCCGGAGATGATCCAGACATGGCTCGACAAGCGCCGCCCCGGGCAGAACAAGAACACCACCCAGCGCAACGAACCTGATGCGGTCGAGATCCTCTCTGGTGTGTTCGAGGGCAAGACGACAGGCACCTCGATCCAGCTGATGATCCGTAACACCGATCAGCGCTCCAAGGACTATGGCGAGATCGCGCAGAGCTTCCGCCCTGGGCATGCGGATATCACCTACCACCAGAAATACGGCCTGCGCGACTATCGCGGTGGCGGGCGCTCGTCGGCACGGGAAACCGCTGCGCGGGTTGCAGCGGGTGGTGTGGCGCGGGCGGCGATCAGCGACCTTATGCCCAAGGCCCAGGTCAAGGGCTACATGGTCCAGATGGGTGACCGGAAGATCGACCGCGACCGCTTTGACTGGGACACGATAGACCAGAATGATTTCTGGTGCCCTGACGCGACCGCTGCGGCGGAATGGGAGGATTACCTCGATTTCCTGCGGCGGAAGGATCATAACTCCGTCGGCGCGATCATCGAAGTGGTTGCGCGCGGCGTACCGGCGGGCTTGGGCGCGCCGGTTTATGGAAAGCTGGATACCGATCTGGCCGCTGCGATGATGTCGATCAACGCGGTAAAAGGCGTGGAGATCGGTGAAGGTATGGCCGCCGCGGCGCTTACCGGCCGTGACAACGCAGACGAGATTACGATGGGGCCAAACGGGCCGGAATACAGCTCGAACCACGCGGGCGGCATTCTGGGGGGTATATCGACGGGGCAGGATATCGTCGTGCGCTTTGCGGTGAAGCCCACCTCTTCGATCCTCAGCCCGCGCAAATCCATCCGCATTGACGGCTCGCCGATTGATATTGTCACCAAGGGCCGACATGACCCCTGTGTAGGCATTCGTGCGGTGCCGGTGGGCGAGGCGATGATGGCCTGTGTGATCCTCGATCACTTCATGCTGGACCGTGCGCAGACCGGCGGCGTGCGCGGAAAGATCGGCTGATTTGCTCGACATCCTTGCAATAACCTTCCCGATCTTCGCGGTTGTGGCGTTCGGATACGGGATGGTGCGTGGCGGGCTGTTCTCGGGCGAAGACAATGCAGCGCTCGGCCGTTTTGCGATGAATGTCGCCCTGCCAGCGTTGATGTTTTCGGCGGCCTCCGGTGGTGGCACCGGCGAAGGGGCGATCATCAACCTCTCCTATATGGCCACCTACGCTTTGGCAGGGATTCTGACGATTGCGGCGGCTTGGATCTGGTTCAAGCTGAACCTTACAGGCTCGGATACCGGCCCTGTGCGGCAAGCGATCGCTATCATGGGATCGAGCTGCCCGAACTCGGCTTATGTCGGTTTTCCGGTGCTGATGCTTGCCGCACCAGAAATCGCCGCGCCTGCATTCGCGATGAATGTGATGGTGGAGAGCTTTCTGATCGTGCCACTGAGTTTCGTGATCCTCAGCGGCGCGGCGCGAACCAAGGGGCAGCCCGTCGGGCAGACAATCATGCAAACCGCTTGGGATGTATTGCGGCGGCCGATGGTTCTGGCGTTTTTGGCCGGTGTCGTGGTGTCCCTGCTTGGTATCCCCGTACCAGAGCCGGTTTCGCGGCTGGTAACGATGCTGGCTGCGGCGACGGCAGGACTTGCGCTGTTCTTTATCGGCGGCTCGCTGACGGGGTTGCCGCTCAAGGGCAACAAACGGATGGCGACAGAAATCGTGATCGCGAAACTTGTCATACATCCGCTTATGGCGGCATTGGCACTGTCGTTGATTGCGTTCTTTGGGCTACCGACACTCACCGGCCCGCTGGCCGTTGCGGTGATCCTTTCCGCGGCGATGCCGATGATCGGAGTTTACGCGATTTTCGCGCAGGATTACGGGCATGAAAACCTTGCCGCGCTGGCGATGATGGGCGCCACAGTGGGCGCCTTTTTCACCGTTAGCGGCTTACTGGTGTTCCTGCTGTAGATCAGAGGCCGGCGTCCAATAGAGCTTTGATATCCGACATGCGCGTACCAGCGACGATGCGACCAAGCTGCATATCCCCGCGCAACATCACCAGCGTCGATCGGCGGGGAATCTCTAGGCGGCGCGCGAGATCACCATCGGAGTACTGATCCCAATCGACCTGAATGAAGGTGATCTTTTCCTCATATTCTGGATTGTCGGCCTTGAGCTGATCAAGGACGCGGCTTTGGGCGCGGCAGGTCGAACACCAGTCGGCATAGAAATCAACGAAAACCGTTTCTCCGGCGTCAAGGTGCTGTTGAACC is a genomic window containing:
- a CDS encoding GFA family protein produces the protein MYGGCCHCGAVRWTVSTLPAGGVRCNCSICRRLGAVWGYTTRAAVTLDVQLPVDSPLIRYRWGDGLIGFCSCSRCGVTTHYESVDSGPDARFALNLAALEDAAAYAAIPVRHFDGAESWAFHD
- the petA gene encoding ubiquinol-cytochrome c reductase iron-sulfur subunit; this encodes MSHAEEHQGTRRDFIYYATAGAGAVVTGAAVWPLVNQMNPSADVQALASIRVDVSQVTPGSQITVLWQGKPVFIRARTENEIAAARDVDVDALPDPEANNNNIGDAAATDENRALSEDGVWLVQMGVCTHLGCVPLGEAGDFGGWFCPCHGSHYDTAGRIRKGPAPRNLPVPVAAFVDETTIQLG
- a CDS encoding cytochrome bc complex cytochrome b subunit codes for the protein MSGIPHDHYEPKSNGEKWLNSRLPIVGLLYDTLMIPTPKNLNWMWIWGIVLTFTLALQIVTGIVLVMHYTPHVDMAFNSIEHIMRDVNGGHMIRYFHMNGASLFFVAVYAHIFRGLYYGSYKAPREVTWIIGMLIYLLMMATGFLGYVLPWGQMSFHGTAVITGLFGAIPFVGEALQTWLLGASAVGQPALNRFFSLHYLLPFIIAGLVIVHIWAFHSTGNNNPTGVDVRRTSKEEAQKDTLPFWPYFVIKDLFALAVILVIFMAIVGFMPNYLGHPDNYIEANPLATPAHIVPEWYFLPFYSILRSFTADVWVVMFAEWVSFGTIDAKFFGVLAMFGAIAVMALAPWLDTSSVRSGRYRPMFKWWFALLVVDFFVLMWTGAMPAEGIYPIIALIGSAYWFAYFLVLLPLLGVIEKPLPVPATIEDDFNDHYGKPSGTPAE
- a CDS encoding cytochrome c1 produces the protein MFRKLTLTAAVALGLATAATQVSAAGEAHVEDFDFSFEGPFGSYDQMQLQRGLQVYTEICASCHGLRQVAFRNLHDEGGPALPEDQMRAYAEFYEVYDAELDDFRTATPADKFPDSAVENAPDLSLMAKARAGFHGPYGTGLNQLFKGMGGAEYIASLMIGYEEPPECAPEDFDGYYNTAFAAGGFPESCIDEKGKHMVPGSWIGMPQPLWGEDVEYADGHSNDLHHEAEDIAAFLMWTAEPKLVARKQAGLTGVIFLTILSVLLYLTNKRLWAPHKAAAKRKD
- a CDS encoding ATP-binding cassette domain-containing protein produces the protein MLTVDQLELRQEDFRLSATFSLAAGGITALIGPSGAGKSSLLNVIGGFYTPASGRVLWDGTDITDLRPGARPCTSLFQDNNLFPHLTIAANVGLALSPDLRLSAAQEAQVTASLAQVGLADMGTRKPATLSGGQQARAALARALLQDRPLVLLDEPFSALGPALKVEMLDLVQDTFAGAGRTVLMVTHDPQDALRIADEIIFVADGSVTGPHPARSFMENPPPALRAYLGAS
- a CDS encoding thiamine/thiamine pyrophosphate ABC transporter permease ThiP; translation: MARGPRSLNFPKWPSVAAAALVLFLVLGTLAAVLWRAEGRIALGAADLAAIRFTVLQAAISALLSVGLAIPVARALARRNFWGRKLFVSLLGAPFILPVIVAIIGLLAVFGRGGVVNTVLGYLGLPPVQIYGFQGVVLAHVFFNLPLATRFLLQGWLAVPAERFRLAESLNAPVFRVLELPMLRAVVPGALLAVFLICLTSFAVALTLGGGPRATTVELAIYQAIRFDFDLGKAAVLSVVQLALCVGAVLVAMAVAIPEGFGAGLDRHVPRWDGRTGVARFLDSAALALVAFFLLLPLFMIVWRGVPGITAMPPSVWEAALRSIVVALVASALALVLALSFAIRQDRLTALIGNLPLATSSLVIGTGLFVLVYGFVSPTRIALAVTVVLNAVMSLPFLLRILAPEIARIEHDFGRVADMLGLVGWRRLRWLYLPRLRRPIGFSLGLSAALSMGDLGVIALFATDRQETLPLAMYRLMGAYRMEAAASAALLLVGLSLALFWFFDRGGRIDADS
- the thiB gene encoding thiamine ABC transporter substrate binding subunit, whose product is MKTKHLIHVAGLCLAATAASAQTPVLTVYTYDSFVSEWGPGPAVEAAFEEVCYCDLQFVGAGDGAALMSRVRLEGAGTEADIVLGLDNSLMAAAAQSGLFAPHGVDAALDLPVAWTDDTFLPFDWGYFAFVSDADTQAPTDFRALAASDLSIIIQDPRSSTPGLGLLTWVKAAYGDEAAALWADLADNVVTVTPGWSEAYGLFLEGESDAVLSYTTSPAYHLIAEEDASKVAWIFDEGHYMQVEVAAKLAGTDAPELADAFLAFMVSDAFQSIIPTTNWMYPAVEPSAGMPEGFGAVVSPEKALILPPEDAAALRDAAIEEWRAALAR
- the aroC gene encoding chorismate synthase gives rise to the protein MSFNSFGHVYRVTTWGESHGPALGATVDGCPPGIALEPEMIQTWLDKRRPGQNKNTTQRNEPDAVEILSGVFEGKTTGTSIQLMIRNTDQRSKDYGEIAQSFRPGHADITYHQKYGLRDYRGGGRSSARETAARVAAGGVARAAISDLMPKAQVKGYMVQMGDRKIDRDRFDWDTIDQNDFWCPDATAAAEWEDYLDFLRRKDHNSVGAIIEVVARGVPAGLGAPVYGKLDTDLAAAMMSINAVKGVEIGEGMAAAALTGRDNADEITMGPNGPEYSSNHAGGILGGISTGQDIVVRFAVKPTSSILSPRKSIRIDGSPIDIVTKGRHDPCVGIRAVPVGEAMMACVILDHFMLDRAQTGGVRGKIG
- a CDS encoding AEC family transporter, giving the protein MLDILAITFPIFAVVAFGYGMVRGGLFSGEDNAALGRFAMNVALPALMFSAASGGGTGEGAIINLSYMATYALAGILTIAAAWIWFKLNLTGSDTGPVRQAIAIMGSSCPNSAYVGFPVLMLAAPEIAAPAFAMNVMVESFLIVPLSFVILSGAARTKGQPVGQTIMQTAWDVLRRPMVLAFLAGVVVSLLGIPVPEPVSRLVTMLAAATAGLALFFIGGSLTGLPLKGNKRMATEIVIAKLVIHPLMAALALSLIAFFGLPTLTGPLAVAVILSAAMPMIGVYAIFAQDYGHENLAALAMMGATVGAFFTVSGLLVFLL
- a CDS encoding thioredoxin family protein is translated as MKRRTLLATLAAFGVLPAFAQAEVLPYTPGLVQQHLDAGETVFVDFYADWCSTCRAQSRVLDQLKADNPEYEEKITFIQVDWDQYSDGDLARRLEIPRRSTLVMLRGDMQLGRIVAGTRMSDIKALLDAGL